A stretch of the Aspergillus puulaauensis MK2 DNA, chromosome 6, nearly complete sequence genome encodes the following:
- a CDS encoding phosphotransferase family protein (COG:I;~EggNog:ENOG410PHRI;~InterPro:IPR011009,IPR002575,IPR041726;~PFAM:PF01636), with amino-acid sequence MAGPVRQPIDTKNLDKYIREHVPEIATPLDVKQFGFGQSNPTYLLTSHPRPAESGSGQGKRYVLRKKPPGKLLSKTAHQVEREYRILHALRDTDVPVPRVHVLCEDEAVIGTAFYIMEFLDGRVFTDPGMPGVSPGERNEMWRSAIHTLSTLHNIPYTSASLNLSSFGKHSGFYNRQIRTFTSLARHQALTRDAETGIPIGPLPHLDELSSFFANKSSSSSNSTTTKKDSKSKKYSQPKDKTTLVHGDFKIDNLIFHKTRPRVIGVLDWEMATLGHPLSDVVSLFAPFLPHTWGVDGAESSLNLGSPSLPPPTDNPEEQRQGLPTLDECISLYAAGSGYDVRPDLAWGRAFAGFRGAVIMQGIAARYALRQASSASAREFGAMAWPTAENVWGLVREMQGMEADARKGKL; translated from the exons ATGGCAGGACCCGTGCGACAACCAATCGACACCAAAAACCTTGACAAGTACATCCGGGAACATGTCCCTGAGATCGCGACCCCGCTGGACGTGAAGCAG TTCGGCTTCGGTCAATCAAACCCTACATACCTACTCACCTCCCACCCGCGTCCAGCAGAGTCAGGGTCAGGACAAGGGAAGCGCTACGTCCTGCGGAAGAAACCACCCGGCAAGCTTCTCTCCAAAACAGCACACCAGGTCGAGCGCGAGTACCGCATCCTGCATGCACTCCGAGATACAGACGTCCCCGTTCCACGAGTGCACGTCCTCTGCGAAGACGAAGCCGTGATCGGGACAGCGTTCTATATCATGGAGTTCCTAGATGGGCGCGTCTTTACGGATCCTGGGATGCCGGGCGTTAGTCCGGGGGAGAGGAATGAGAT GTGGCGCTCCGCAATCCACACCCTCTCAACCCTGCACAACATCCCCTACACCTCTGCATCCCTAAACCTCAGCTCCTTCGGCAAACACTCCGGCTTCTACAACCGCCAAATTCGAACATTCACCTCTTTAGCCCgccaccaagccctaacGAGGGATGCGGAGACAGGAATCCCCATCGGACCACTCCCGCACCTCGACGAGCTGAGCTCTTTCTTCGCCAAtaaaagcagcagcagcagcaacagtaCCACTACCAAGAAAGatagtaaaagtaaaaaGTACAGCCAGCCAAAAGACAAAACAACACTCGTGCACGGGGACTTCAAAATCGACAACCTGATCTTCCACAAAACCCGCCCGCGCGTCATCGGCGTCCTAGACTGGGAAATGGCGACGCTGGGCCACCCGCTCTCAGACGTCGTGAGTCTCTTTGCGCCCTTTCTCCCGCATACCTGGGGCGTTGATGGGGCGGAGTCGAGTCTGAATCTGGGAAGTCCGTCTTTACCACCACCGACCGACAACCCCGAAGAACAAAGACAGGGGCTGCCAACATTAGATGAATGTATATCCCTGTACGCGGCAGGATCCGGGTATGATGTGCGCCCCGATTTAGCATGGGGACGGGCGTTTGCCGGGTTTCGGGGGGCGGTTATCATGCAGGGTATTGCGGCGCGGTATGCGCTGAGACAGGCGAGTAGTGCGTCGGCCAGGGAGTTTGGGGCGATGGCTTGGCCGACGGCGGAGAATGTTTGGGGGCTTGTGAGGGAAATGCAGGGGATGGAAGCAGATGCGAGGAAAGGGAAGTTGTGA
- a CDS encoding uncharacterized protein (COG:S;~EggNog:ENOG410Q64V;~InterPro:IPR036864,IPR007219,IPR001138;~PFAM:PF00172,PF04082;~TransMembrane:1 (o450-471i);~go_function: GO:0000981 - DNA-binding transcription factor activity, RNA polymerase II-specific [Evidence IEA];~go_function: GO:0003677 - DNA binding [Evidence IEA];~go_function: GO:0008270 - zinc ion binding [Evidence IEA];~go_process: GO:0006351 - transcription, DNA-templated [Evidence IEA];~go_process: GO:0006355 - regulation of transcription, DNA-templated [Evidence IEA]), which produces MYADPGNVPPGHSSTLQMESSTQDRQPQPPNYERPRLPPRRATQACLVCRQRRVRCDVSFKEGDCTNCMLDELECIVVSSKRRARRTPNEKTLASSSSNQPRTGNESPQGPQQTQYRLQTSRVRRENDLVIRYTERTFLDNSPYIPQQSSQHRSEIRLPGYIKTLDVQKSEDLEFLQRRGVFDLLPLELAQIALSRYEELVYPVLPILDVAELRSAISGESGNEISLLLYHAVMVMALSCTGSETVLQLAHMAKRDLRSASYEKAKALFDMGAEQDRVVLCQACLLLADRDFYTDARDGSYWVGNAILHANYLGLYREVGTAPGSWNTTKILWWCVVMKECDISTYENYPPRVSPFVSPMLALSDFGFEDISMDGGKTASIYIIRAKRCCQLYLVKRQIYDEIQPWDGQKSNSTLRAPRQQLLSQLHSWESDTPSELRSETLQHEFDSRLVGLTCASAMAEIIYWSAYFFIYMPDLRFRVQPSRRIETVVDPEGRPIIRHAASQVATVVERLLALNMGQSLTAPHAWNIAAASFVLLQDTQALDPVIRENALHNLEVCHRAAHTLSEAHPILSQLTLGFQPAEWQPYESQPRTESSSSSNAPTGVDNERGPGWNPQEESTEQTYATNSRLDSRYTKPTGCQVGDVLGWASLG; this is translated from the exons ATGTATGCCGACCCTGGTAATGTGCCCCCCGGGCATTCCTCTACACTCCAGATGGAGTCGTCGACCCAAGACCGGCAACCGCAGCCTCCCAACTATGAGCGCCCGAGGCTGCCGCCAAGGAGAGCCACGCAAGCGTGTCTGGTATGCAGACAGCGCAGGGTCCGATGCGATGTCTCGTTTAAAGAAGGCGACTGTACCAACTGTatgctggacgagctggagtGCATCGTTGTCAGCTCCAAACGGCGTGCCCGACGAACCCCGAACGAGAAGACACTAGCTTCATCCTCTAGCAATCAACCTAGGACAGGGAATGAGAGTCCGCAAGGACCTCAGCAGACTCAATACCGCCTTCAAACGTCCCGAGTGCGTCGAGAAAACGACCTGGTTATCCGCTACACCGAGAGGACCTTCCTAGACAACTCTCCGTATATTCCCCAACAAAGCAGCCAGCATCGAAGCGAGATCCGCCTGCCTGGGTATATTAAGACTCTCGACGTGCAAAAAAGCGAAGATCTGGAGTTTCTACAAAGGCGGGGTGTCTTTGATCTCCTTCCACTAGAACTTGCGCAGATAGCCTTGTCTCGGTATGAAGAACTCGTTTACCCAGTGCTACCTATTCTCGACGTTGCGGAACTGCGCAGTGCGATATCTGGTGAGTCGGGGAATGAGATATCGCTTCTTCTATATCACGCTGTCATGGTTATGGCGTTGAGCTGTACAGGGAGTGAGACTGTTCTCCAGCTCGCGCACATGGCAAAAAGGGATCTGAGAAGCGCGTCCTATGAAAAGGCCAAG GCACTGTTTGATATGGGAGCGGAGCAAGACCGCGTGGTCCTTTGCCAGGCTTGTTTGTTACTGGCAGACCGCGACTTCTATACCGATGCAAGAGACGGGTCGTACTGGGTTGGTAATGCAATCTTGCATGCCAACTACTTAGGTCTTTATAGAGAAGTAGGGACTGCTCCTGGGAGTTGGAATACCACAAAGATTTTATGGTGGTGCGTTGTCATGAAGGAATGCGATATCTCTACCTATGAGAACTATCCACCTCGCGTTTCGCCCTTTGTGTCGCCAATGCTAGCCTTGAGTGATTTCGGTTTCGAGGACATAAGCATGGATGGCGGCAAAACCGCCTCTATCTACATCATCAGAGCAAAGCGTTGCTGCCAATTATACCTGGTTAAGCGCCAGATTTACGACGAGATCCAGCCGTGGGATGGACAGAAGAGCAACAGTACACTGCGAGCTCCACGACAACAGCTGCTTTCCCAGCTTCACTCTTGGGAATCCGACACGCCCAGCGAGCTGCGGAGTGAAACCCTGCAACATGAATTCGATTCCAGGCTCGTAGGTTTGACCTGCGCCTCGGCAATGGCAGAAATCATCTACTGGTCCGCgtatttctttatatacaTGCCGGACCTCAGGTTCCGTGTACAACCCAGTAGGCGGATTGAAACCGTGGTTGACCCTGAAGGCCGGCCGATCATACGCCATGCAGCCAGCCAAGTAGCTACAGTAGTGGAGAGACTTCTGGCTCTGAACATGGGCCAATCACTCACAGCACCACATGCATGGAATATTGCAGCGGCTTCGTTTGTCCTTCTCCAGGACACACAAGCTCTTGATCCAGTAATCAGAGAGAACGccctccacaacctcgaGGTCTGTCATCGGGCTGCCCATACCCTATCAGAGGCACATCCCATACTCAGCCAGCTCACCCTGGGGTTTCAGCCAGCAGAGTGGCAGCCGTATGAATCCCAGCCCAGAACAGAGAGCAGCTCTTCTAGTAATGCTCCAACGGGTGTTGACAATGAGCGCGGGCCTGGATGGAACCCGCAAGAAGAGTCTACCGAGCAGACTTATGCCACGAATAGTCGCCTGGATAGCAGATATACTAAACCGACCGGGTGTCAAGTCGGTGATGTTCTTGGTTGGGCTTCGCTGggataa
- a CDS encoding cytochrome P450 (COG:Q;~EggNog:ENOG410PHH6;~InterPro:IPR001128,IPR002401,IPR036396;~PFAM:PF00067;~TransMembrane:2 (o6-25i37-55o);~go_function: GO:0005506 - iron ion binding [Evidence IEA];~go_function: GO:0016705 - oxidoreductase activity, acting on paired donors, with incorporation or reduction of molecular oxygen [Evidence IEA];~go_function: GO:0020037 - heme binding [Evidence IEA];~go_process: GO:0055114 - oxidation-reduction process [Evidence IEA]), whose amino-acid sequence MNTSLSLQTHLVAALLGLSTYTFYYHHGEHHLFPHRHLQALIVLFILILLSQRLLNPTLPLFSTIQTTTTLTTTYLASLYTSLTIYRLFLNPLNKFPGIPLSNLSHLSLTLRVARPKNLYLQLHALHKNHASKFIRTGPNDLSISDAAIVRVALSGTSKFIKAPWYSITHPFYSLFTARDRAGHDPRRRVWSPAFSERALRGYEVRLRQYNDALVDAFEGFAKEEHAHANASTSADVDTDVDGKPINVTQWFNYWSFDVMGDLAFGQSFHMLQSASGHWVIDLLTSAQVGLGMVIPPWLSRFLFLCVPGAQSGTKRFIEYAASQMERRMAVQGEQGEPDITHFLIEDFNARFGDLSGKGVSEERNIALRKLYFESRLVIIAGSDTTSSAMVFLFYHIAKEEGLLGRLREEIEGLVGAGGDIDARSIQAAPLLNACINETLRLHPVVPSGLYRKAPPEGAFVGDTWIPGNTTVLVNFYAMGRDESHFVSADEFIPERFSTRPDLIKNKDAFIPFSTGPFNCIGKNLALMEMRLLTARLITKFDVAFAPGEDGSDLLQSRDYFTATPNPLYLVFKMRK is encoded by the exons ATGAATACCAGTCTCAGTCTGCAGACTCACCTCGTGGCGGCCCTTCTCGGCCTCTCAACATACACCTTCTACTACCACCATGGCGAACACCACCTCTTCCCCCACCGGCACCTGCAAGCCCTaatcgtcctcttcatcctcatcctcctaTCCCAACGActcctcaacccaacccTCCCCCTCTTTTCAACCATacaaaccaccaccaccctaACAACCACCTACCTAGCATCCCTCTACACAAGCCTAACCATCTAccgcctcttcctcaacccccTAAACAAATTCCCCGGAATCCCGCTCTCAAATCTCTCCCACCTCTCCCTAACCCTGCGCGTCGCCCGCCCCAAAAACCTGTACCTGCAACTCCACGCCCTGCACAAAAACCACGCTAGCAAATTTATCCGCACTGGCCCCAACgacctctccatctccgacGCAGCGATCGTCCGCGTTGCACTATCGGGGACTTCAAAATTCATCAAGGCGCCCTGGTATAGTATCACGCATCCGTTCTACTCGCTCTTCACGGCGAGGGATCGCGCGGGACATGATCCGCGCCGCAGGGTTTGGAGTCCCGCGTTTAGTGAGCGCGCGTTGCGCGGGTATGAAGTGAGATTGAGGCAGTATAACGATGCACTAGTAGATGCGTTTGAGGGGTTCGCCAAAGAGGAACATGCACATGCAAATGCATCCACTAGTGCTGACGTTGATACTGATGTTGACGGCAAGCCCATTAACGTAACGCAGTGGTTCAACTACTGGAGTTTCGACGTAATGGGCGATCTGGCATTCGGGCAGTCCTTCCACATGCTGCAGTCTGCATCCGGGCATTGGGTGATTGACCTGCTTACGTCTGCGCAGGTGGGGCTGGGCATGGTGATTCCGCCGTGGCTGTCGaggttcttgttcttgtgtGTGCCTGGGGCGCAAAGCGGGACGAAGAGGTTTATTGAGTATGCGGCGAGCcagatggagaggaggatggcggtTCAAGGGGAGCAGGGTGAGCCTGATATTACGCATTTCCTGATTGAGGATTTTAATGCGAGGTTTGGTGATTTGTCTGGGAAAGGTGTCAGTGAGGAGAGGAATATAGCGCTGAGGAAACTGTATTTCGAAAGCCGGCTGGTGATTATTGCCGGGAGTGATACGACCtcgtcggcgatggtgttcCTGTTCTATCATattgcgaaggaggagggtcTGCTGGGCCggttgagggaggagattgagggcCTTGTTGGAGCAGGAGGGGATATCGATGCTCGCAGTATCCAGGCTGCGCCGCTGCTTAATGCTTGCATTAATGAGACGCTCAGGCTGCATCCTGTTGTGCCGAGTGGGCTGTATCGCAAGGCGCCGCCTGAAGGGGCATTCGTCGGCGACACGTGGATTCCGGGGAATACAACGGTGCTTGTGAACTTTTATGCCATGGGACGGG ATGAATCGCATTTCGTCAGTGCAGACGAATTCATCCCAGAGCGCTTCTCGACGCGCCCAGACCTGATCAAGAACAAAGATGCCTTTATTCCGTTCTCGACTGGTCCGTTTAACTGCATCGGCAAGAACCTGGCTCTCATGGAGATGCGCCTGTTGACGGCTCGTCTCATTACCAAGTTCGATGTGGCCTTTGCGCCTGGAGAGGATGGGTCGGATCTCCTCCAGTCGCGCGACTATTTCACGGCGACGCCAAATCCGCTATATTTGGTTTTCAAGATGAGAAAGTAA